The Mesobacillus jeotgali genome window below encodes:
- a CDS encoding S-adenosylmethionine:tRNA ribosyltransferase-isomerase, producing the protein METSALDFFLPENLNANLPPEKRGLRRDQVRMMTLNRKTGDIKHDRFFNLPLFLQPGDLIILNNSRTIPASLQSRWLRSGVQISNRVEIRLARRIFDDTWEAFIIANPVRVGDTLRFSEKLTATVIAEKESSPLKTIKFNKNGSELLNLIYVLGAPIRYEYIEQPWDLNYYQNVFATHPGSVEMPSAGRAFSWELLFQLKKNGIQVDFIQLHTGLSYLLEGHMDPKENPEEYHISPHTMEKILKAHSSGNRIIAVGTTVVRALESAARNGELSGATNLYINQQSSLKIVDGIITGLHEPKASHLDMLTAFLPEHQLLHAYHQAIQEGYLWHEFGDMNLII; encoded by the coding sequence ATGGAAACAAGTGCACTGGATTTTTTTCTGCCTGAAAACCTGAATGCGAACCTTCCTCCGGAAAAAAGAGGATTAAGAAGAGATCAAGTTAGGATGATGACACTGAACCGAAAAACGGGCGATATTAAACACGATCGTTTTTTTAATCTCCCCCTTTTCCTTCAGCCTGGAGATTTGATCATTTTAAATAACAGCCGCACCATCCCTGCTTCGTTACAAAGTAGATGGTTAAGAAGCGGTGTTCAAATTTCTAACAGAGTGGAAATACGTTTAGCTAGAAGAATTTTTGATGACACTTGGGAAGCTTTCATCATAGCAAATCCTGTCAGAGTGGGTGATACTCTGCGCTTTTCAGAAAAATTAACGGCTACGGTGATTGCTGAGAAGGAGTCTTCCCCTTTGAAGACGATTAAATTCAATAAAAATGGGAGTGAGTTATTAAATTTAATCTATGTTCTTGGCGCACCGATCCGGTATGAATATATAGAACAGCCATGGGACCTCAATTACTATCAAAATGTATTTGCCACCCACCCTGGTTCTGTGGAAATGCCATCTGCGGGCAGAGCGTTTAGCTGGGAGCTGCTATTCCAATTGAAAAAGAACGGCATTCAAGTTGATTTCATTCAATTGCACACAGGGCTGAGCTATTTGCTTGAGGGTCATATGGATCCCAAAGAAAATCCCGAAGAGTATCACATTTCACCACATACAATGGAAAAAATCCTAAAGGCTCATTCTTCTGGCAACAGAATCATCGCAGTTGGGACGACTGTCGTCCGTGCGCTTGAGAGTGCAGCAAGAAACGGAGAACTCTCAGGTGCTACAAACTTATATATTAACCAGCAATCTTCTCTAAAAATAGTAGACGGAATCATTACTGGTTTGCACGAGCCAAAGGCCAGCCATCTGGATATGCTGACTGCCTTTTTACCAGAACATCAATTGCTGCATGCCTATCACCAGGCAATCCAAGAAGGCTATTTATGGCACGAATTTGGTGATATGAACCTAATCATTTAA
- a CDS encoding GAF domain-containing sensor histidine kinase, with product MTEEAQYEEIGILKEIAELLNEGTDTKTMLSDVLRRLLHITGLQTGWIFLIDDHGNHELTADFALPPALSLNQKERMCYGECWCVNKYNNQTLNKASNIIECKRIEDALGEGAGETCGLTHHATVPLRAGKERFGLLNVGSPNKKHFHKNELALLEAIAYQIGTALKRIKLTQREQETALVAERNRLARDLHDSVNQLLFSLSLTARAGEEMTDDEDVKQTFSYMQDLTQEALGEMRSLIWQLKPQGLENGLVSALKSYGEMLGLTIEAKVTGATSMPGKVEEAIWRIGQEAIANCKKHSGAKNVFLSLRASDNEVVLTIKDEGCGFHYNENLSIPSLGLKNMKARTEALNGLFRLRSQLGSGTQIKITIPL from the coding sequence ATGACTGAGGAAGCGCAATATGAAGAAATCGGCATCTTGAAGGAAATTGCGGAGCTTTTAAACGAAGGAACAGATACGAAGACCATGCTATCTGATGTCCTGAGAAGGCTTTTGCATATAACAGGTCTTCAAACAGGCTGGATTTTTCTGATTGACGATCACGGAAACCACGAGCTTACAGCAGACTTCGCTCTTCCACCTGCTTTATCTTTAAATCAGAAAGAGAGAATGTGTTACGGTGAGTGCTGGTGTGTGAATAAATACAATAACCAAACCTTAAATAAAGCCTCGAATATCATTGAGTGCAAGCGAATTGAAGATGCACTTGGTGAAGGTGCTGGGGAAACCTGTGGATTGACCCATCATGCTACTGTCCCCCTCCGCGCTGGAAAGGAACGGTTCGGCTTATTGAATGTGGGTTCCCCGAACAAAAAACATTTTCATAAGAATGAGCTTGCCCTGCTCGAAGCGATTGCCTATCAAATTGGTACAGCGTTAAAACGCATCAAGCTCACTCAGCGCGAACAAGAAACAGCTCTTGTTGCTGAAAGAAACCGGCTTGCACGGGACCTGCATGATTCGGTGAACCAGCTATTGTTTTCTCTCAGCCTGACCGCCAGAGCTGGAGAGGAAATGACAGATGATGAAGATGTAAAACAAACATTTAGCTATATGCAGGACTTGACCCAGGAAGCGCTTGGGGAGATGAGATCGCTTATATGGCAGTTGAAACCTCAGGGTCTCGAGAATGGACTCGTCAGCGCACTAAAAAGTTATGGGGAAATGCTTGGTCTGACGATAGAAGCTAAGGTGACGGGAGCGACCAGCATGCCCGGAAAAGTTGAAGAAGCTATATGGCGAATTGGACAAGAAGCAATCGCCAACTGTAAAAAGCATTCCGGTGCCAAAAATGTATTTTTATCACTTCGTGCTTCCGATAATGAGGTCGTTTTAACCATTAAAGATGAGGGCTGCGGCTTTCATTATAATGAAAACCTTTCCATCCCTTCATTAGGTTTAAAGAACATGAAAGCAAGGACAGAAGCACTGAACGGCCTGTTTCGATTGCGAAGCCAATTGGGAAGTGGAACACAAATAAAGATAACCATTCCACTCTAG
- a CDS encoding VOC family protein: MRLHHYGLEVANLEESIEFYTDLLCLELESRHSFLGEEIAFLASSHFRLELVCHPHSTNSAHLCFEVSDLQHVIDTLGSNQIAEGPYKLDNGWETVFYEGPNHELIEFLQTS; this comes from the coding sequence ATGCGCCTGCATCACTATGGCTTGGAAGTCGCCAATCTTGAAGAGTCGATAGAGTTTTACACAGACTTATTATGCCTAGAACTGGAAAGCAGGCATTCTTTTTTGGGCGAAGAGATTGCGTTCCTAGCTTCCAGCCATTTCCGACTGGAACTTGTATGTCACCCACATAGCACAAACTCTGCTCATCTATGTTTTGAAGTATCTGACCTACAGCATGTGATCGACACTCTAGGATCTAATCAAATAGCAGAAGGACCTTATAAACTTGATAATGGCTGGGAAACTGTCTTTTATGAAGGACCCAATCATGAACTGATCGAATTTTTACAGACCTCATAA
- a CDS encoding SDR family oxidoreductase, translating into MNKKVVMITGASKGLGKALTIAFAKKGARLAICSRSEKDLEKVKREAEGLGAEVLAIRADVSQPGDVERFVALTQEVYGQIDVLINNASILGPGPMPLLLDYPQEDFAEVLRVNVVSAFLVSQRVIPIMLERNEGSIINVTSEAGHVGYAGWGAYGISKFAVEGLTQTWADELSDTNVRVNMIDPGEMDTEMHQLAVPDCDYPLAKPEDVVDIFLHLASDKAKGINGQRFEAQSEEGL; encoded by the coding sequence ATGAATAAAAAAGTAGTGATGATAACTGGTGCCTCTAAAGGTTTAGGAAAAGCATTAACAATCGCTTTTGCGAAGAAAGGAGCAAGACTTGCGATCTGCTCAAGGTCTGAAAAAGACCTGGAGAAAGTAAAACGCGAAGCCGAGGGTTTAGGTGCTGAAGTTTTGGCAATACGAGCGGATGTCTCACAGCCAGGAGATGTGGAGCGTTTCGTAGCTTTAACTCAGGAAGTTTATGGGCAAATCGATGTGTTGATTAATAATGCTTCCATATTAGGTCCTGGCCCAATGCCGCTTCTCCTGGATTATCCTCAAGAGGATTTTGCAGAGGTGTTACGAGTGAATGTAGTGTCCGCCTTTCTAGTTAGCCAGAGAGTCATCCCAATCATGCTTGAGCGTAATGAAGGCTCCATCATCAATGTAACGTCTGAGGCTGGCCATGTTGGCTATGCTGGCTGGGGAGCGTATGGGATTTCAAAATTTGCTGTTGAGGGCCTTACACAAACTTGGGCAGATGAGTTAAGTGATACCAATGTTCGTGTAAATATGATAGATCCCGGCGAGATGGACACTGAAATGCACCAATTAGCTGTTCCTGATTGCGATTACCCTTTGGCAAAACCTGAGGATGTCGTGGACATTTTTCTTCACTTAGCATCGGATAAGGCCAAAGGAATTAATGGACAACGCTTTGAAGCTCAATCAGAGGAGGGATTGTGA